CCGATAGCCTTTTTGTACGAGATGTTGAGCGACTTCTTTTCCGACCTGCTCGTGCGAGAAGCCGATCACCATGTCGATCGGTCTGTCGGTGAGATCCCAGATTTCGACAACCGGGATCCTCGCTTTTGAGAGCCGCTCTACCGTGGACGCAGTGTGACTCGTCCCGGCGAGCACGATGCCATCCGGCCGCCGACCAAGGAGCGCCTCGACCAGTGCCTCCTCACGTGCCGTCGAATACGCGGTGAGACCCAGCAGGATCTGATAACCCGACGACGTCAGCCCATCCATGAGGGCCTGGACGGTGTCCGCAAAGATCGAGTTGGCGATCGTGGGGAGCAGGATCGCGACCAGCCGGCTGCGATTGCTTGCCAGTCCGCCCGCGAGCATGTTGGGAACATATCCGGTGGCGCGCACCGCATCGAGAACCTTTTTCTGCGTATCGCTGCGCACCAGTTCCGGACGGTGAAGCGCACGCGATACGGTCATCGGTGCGACGCCCGCTACCCGTGCCACATCGATCAGCGTGACGCTTTCCCCGCCGACGCCCGACGCCGGAGCATCTTCTGCCTGCTGACTTCTTCTCGCCATTTTCCGCGTAACCCCATCGGCGTATTCGTGCCGCCTTACAAGATAGTTTTCACGCTGCAAGGTGACACGCAGCGTGCAAATTAGATCATGAACCCGCACGACTGACGACGCATGAGCAGGACCTTTGGCAGACACCTCAGTGTAAACCATGATGATTGCGCAATCATCTTCGCTTGAATGATTGCGCAATCATTGTATGATCGAGTCCAGGGTCGATCTCGAGATGCCGTTCACACACGAGTTGCGGCCGACGCTCAAACGCCGTAACAGATCAAGGAGACAGGACAGTGGGAACGAACGCCGCCAGACGGACGAACGTGCGATGGTTCATCCTCGCGATGATCTTCATCG
This is a stretch of genomic DNA from Paraburkholderia sp. HP33-1. It encodes these proteins:
- a CDS encoding LacI family DNA-binding transcriptional regulator, coding for MVYTEVSAKGPAHASSVVRVHDLICTLRVTLQRENYLVRRHEYADGVTRKMARRSQQAEDAPASGVGGESVTLIDVARVAGVAPMTVSRALHRPELVRSDTQKKVLDAVRATGYVPNMLAGGLASNRSRLVAILLPTIANSIFADTVQALMDGLTSSGYQILLGLTAYSTAREEALVEALLGRRPDGIVLAGTSHTASTVERLSKARIPVVEIWDLTDRPIDMVIGFSHEQVGKEVAQHLVQKGYRKFGIVSVDDPRGLRRCESLKSELARLGIAEPSFEVLPAPATLQAGREGVSRLLAASAPEIVVCSSDTLAQGVLAEAASRGLNVPRDIAVMGFGDLSTAAHVYPALSTVRIDGAIIGMKTAQALIGRLSADALRGKTQSEVRIDTGFTIVDRQST